One stretch of Corynebacterium imitans DNA includes these proteins:
- a CDS encoding sigma-70 family RNA polymerase sigma factor: MTQPDHSREAANEDNVDRGSRRNQTNDNPSADLVRVYLNGIGKTALLNAEEEVELAQQIEVGLYAQHLLDDPEVKLTRAKKRDLKILAKEGRKARSHLLEANLRLVVSLAKRYTGRGMPLLDLIQEGNLGLIRAMEKFDYAKGFKFSTYATWWIRQAITRGMADQSRTIRLPVHLVEQVNKLSRIRREMYQSLGREPTNDELSEESGIEESKIEMLLRQSRDPVSLDMPVGADEEAPLGDFIEDAEATDAEDAVVSTLRHDDIQDIINGLEEREQDVIRMRYGLTDGVPRTLDQIGRQFGLSRERVRQIEREVMAKLRVGERADRLRDYA, from the coding sequence ATGACTCAGCCGGACCACTCTCGCGAGGCGGCAAACGAAGACAATGTGGACCGCGGTAGTCGGCGCAACCAGACGAACGACAACCCGTCGGCCGATCTTGTCCGCGTCTACCTCAACGGTATCGGCAAGACGGCGCTGCTGAATGCGGAGGAAGAAGTCGAGCTGGCCCAGCAGATCGAGGTCGGCCTCTACGCCCAGCACCTGCTGGATGACCCGGAGGTGAAACTCACCCGCGCGAAGAAGCGCGACCTGAAGATCCTGGCCAAGGAGGGCCGCAAGGCTCGCTCCCATCTGCTGGAGGCGAACCTGCGCCTGGTGGTCTCGCTGGCCAAGCGCTACACGGGCCGCGGCATGCCGCTGCTTGACCTGATCCAGGAGGGCAACCTGGGCCTGATCCGCGCGATGGAGAAGTTCGACTACGCGAAGGGCTTCAAGTTCTCCACCTACGCCACCTGGTGGATCCGCCAGGCGATCACCCGCGGTATGGCCGACCAGTCCCGCACGATCCGCCTCCCAGTGCACCTGGTCGAGCAGGTCAACAAACTCTCCCGCATCCGTCGCGAGATGTACCAGTCCCTGGGCCGCGAGCCCACGAACGACGAGCTGTCGGAGGAATCCGGCATCGAAGAATCCAAGATCGAGATGTTGCTGCGCCAGTCGCGCGACCCGGTCAGCCTCGACATGCCCGTCGGCGCGGACGAAGAAGCCCCGCTGGGCGACTTCATCGAGGACGCCGAGGCCACGGACGCCGAGGACGCGGTTGTCTCCACGCTGCGGCACGACGATATCCAGGACATCATCAACGGGCTTGAGGAGCGCGAGCAGGACGTGATCCGGATGCGCTACGGTTTGACCGACGGTGTGCCTCGCACACTGGACCAGATCGGGCGCCAGTTCGGGCTCTCGCGCGAGCGCGTGCGCCAGATTGAGCGTGAAGTCATGGCGAAGTTGCGCGTCGGCGAACGTGCCGACCGGCTGCGCGACTACGCCTAA
- a CDS encoding metal-dependent transcriptional regulator — protein MRDLVDTTEMYLRTVYELEEEGITPLRARIAERLEQSGPTVSQTVARIERDGFLIVQPDRSLTLTPAGRERATAVMRKHRLAELLLTDVLQLDPAHVHDEACRWEHVMSEEVERRVVAVLNNPTRSPFGNPIPALEELGATPSSETAYGERAADLELAESTEAVVVQVAEILQQLCSTISPELDVARLVGTTVTLEREEDESVTLTTAQGEAFTLSPELAHALRVRIAE, from the coding sequence ATGCGTGACTTGGTCGATACGACCGAAATGTATCTGCGGACGGTTTACGAGCTCGAAGAGGAGGGGATCACGCCGCTGCGCGCCCGCATCGCCGAGCGCCTCGAGCAGTCCGGCCCCACGGTCTCGCAGACCGTGGCGCGCATCGAGCGTGATGGTTTCCTCATCGTGCAACCGGATCGTTCGCTTACCCTCACCCCAGCCGGCCGCGAGCGCGCCACCGCGGTGATGCGCAAGCACCGCCTCGCCGAGCTTTTGCTTACCGACGTGCTGCAACTCGATCCCGCCCACGTCCACGATGAGGCCTGCCGCTGGGAGCACGTGATGAGCGAGGAGGTTGAGCGCCGCGTCGTCGCCGTGCTGAACAACCCGACCCGCTCCCCCTTCGGCAACCCCATCCCCGCCTTGGAGGAGCTGGGCGCGACCCCGAGCTCCGAGACCGCCTACGGCGAGCGCGCCGCCGACCTCGAGTTGGCCGAGTCCACTGAGGCCGTCGTGGTGCAGGTAGCCGAGATTTTGCAGCAGCTGTGCTCCACGATCTCCCCGGAGCTCGACGTCGCCCGTCTCGTCGGCACCACGGTCACCCTCGAGCGCGAGGAGGACGAGTCGGTGACGCTGACCACCGCGCAGGGCGAAGCCTTCACGCTCAGCCCCGAGCTCGCGCATGCGCTGCGCGTGCGCATTGCTGAATAA
- the galE gene encoding UDP-glucose 4-epimerase GalE produces the protein MKLVVTGGAGYVGSVCAAVLLEGGHEVIVVDDFSTGNREAVPEGATLVEGRINDVIDEVLRPGDIDGVLHFAARSLVGESVDVPDEYWRDNFEVSLYLLNAMRRHGVRSLVFSSTAATYGEPENVPITEDAPTRPTNPYGATKLAIDYAISSYCKAYGIAATSLRYFNVAGAYNQFGELHRTETHLIPIVLQVALGQRDAIKMFGDDWPTADGTCVRDYIHVRDLADAHVLALQANTPGTHAIYNLGSGDGYSVREVVEMCREVTGHEIPAEVAPRRAGDPAVLIASSEKIKRELGWNPTRTDLRRIVEDAWAFTAARTER, from the coding sequence ATGAAGCTCGTTGTCACCGGCGGTGCCGGTTACGTGGGCAGCGTCTGCGCTGCCGTCCTGCTCGAAGGCGGTCACGAGGTGATCGTGGTCGACGACTTCAGCACCGGCAACCGCGAGGCCGTGCCCGAGGGTGCCACGCTCGTTGAAGGCCGCATCAACGATGTCATCGACGAGGTCTTGCGCCCCGGCGACATCGACGGCGTGCTGCACTTCGCTGCCCGCTCTCTAGTCGGCGAGTCCGTGGATGTGCCGGACGAGTACTGGCGCGACAACTTCGAGGTCAGCCTGTACCTGCTCAACGCGATGCGCCGCCACGGCGTACGCTCGCTCGTTTTCTCTTCTACCGCTGCGACCTACGGCGAGCCCGAAAACGTCCCGATCACCGAGGACGCGCCAACTCGGCCCACCAACCCCTACGGGGCCACGAAGCTCGCCATCGATTACGCGATTTCCTCCTACTGCAAGGCCTACGGCATCGCGGCGACGAGCCTGCGCTACTTCAACGTCGCCGGCGCGTACAACCAGTTCGGCGAGCTGCACCGCACTGAGACGCACCTGATCCCCATCGTGCTGCAGGTGGCCCTGGGCCAGCGGGACGCGATCAAGATGTTCGGCGACGATTGGCCGACTGCCGACGGCACCTGCGTACGCGACTACATCCACGTCCGCGACCTGGCAGACGCGCACGTGCTCGCACTCCAGGCGAACACGCCGGGCACGCACGCGATCTACAACCTCGGCTCCGGCGACGGCTACTCCGTGCGCGAGGTCGTGGAGATGTGCCGCGAGGTCACCGGCCACGAGATTCCCGCGGAGGTCGCGCCCCGCCGCGCGGGCGACCCGGCTGTACTCATCGCTTCTTCGGAGAAGATCAAGCGGGAGCTGGGCTGGAACCCGACGCGCACGGATCTGCGCCGCATCGTCGAGGACGCCTGGGCCTTTACGGCCGCCCGCACCGAGCGCTAA
- a CDS encoding DUF4192 domain-containing protein — MTESHAHAHRLTNHSASGPGELIACIPGALGFYPQESLVLIGLEQHGPDPSAFALGPIVRADLGNQDQLEHAMRALEFADQDVHLAVIITRIPNSRLALEAAYFLEHSGTEGAPGIAACWHVSEVASGTPYTLLFDAAGATATTATAAPGSPLADAPAKYFSGAVPSVVGAPTMRGLLENGLLPELNREEIALHFESSSGAETRRCEALYEAAYTQGRLLIEQRFTRPEALLAAVERGCEMLNPGRGHEAEFPAGSATKPLMLDDCFASDEDVQLLAALLSQSHLRDSLIIDIVESPGAAAQRLLCIARNFTGMIRANALSLWAIAAVESGLEPWGFAALRAAQEELPGHSLSAVQRQLMAIGEWEGMLDTAVAGCRLLWEEIEDNCVA; from the coding sequence ATGACTGAATCACACGCACACGCACACCGTCTCACTAACCACTCCGCTTCCGGCCCCGGCGAGTTGATCGCCTGCATCCCGGGGGCCTTAGGCTTCTACCCGCAGGAATCCCTCGTGCTCATCGGCCTGGAGCAGCACGGGCCCGACCCCTCTGCCTTCGCACTCGGCCCGATTGTCCGCGCCGACCTTGGCAATCAGGATCAGCTTGAGCACGCGATGCGCGCGCTGGAGTTCGCCGACCAGGACGTCCACCTGGCCGTCATCATCACCCGCATCCCCAACTCCCGGCTCGCGCTCGAGGCAGCCTATTTCCTCGAGCACTCGGGCACCGAGGGAGCGCCCGGCATCGCCGCCTGCTGGCACGTCTCCGAAGTCGCCTCGGGCACGCCCTACACGCTGCTGTTCGACGCCGCCGGTGCCACCGCCACCACCGCCACCGCTGCGCCCGGCAGCCCGCTTGCCGACGCCCCGGCGAAGTACTTCTCCGGCGCAGTGCCCTCGGTCGTCGGGGCTCCGACCATGCGCGGCCTGCTGGAAAACGGCCTGCTGCCGGAACTCAACCGCGAGGAAATCGCCCTGCACTTTGAGTCGAGTTCGGGCGCGGAGACGCGCCGCTGCGAGGCGCTGTACGAGGCAGCCTATACCCAGGGCAGGCTGCTCATCGAGCAGCGGTTCACCCGGCCGGAAGCACTCCTGGCAGCGGTGGAACGCGGCTGCGAGATGCTCAACCCGGGTCGGGGGCACGAGGCGGAATTCCCGGCCGGTAGTGCGACCAAGCCTTTGATGCTCGATGACTGCTTCGCAAGCGACGAGGACGTCCAATTACTCGCGGCGCTGCTTTCACAGAGCCACCTGCGCGATAGCCTGATCATCGACATCGTAGAAAGCCCAGGCGCTGCGGCACAGCGCTTGTTGTGCATCGCCCGCAACTTCACCGGGATGATTCGGGCGAACGCGCTGAGCCTGTGGGCGATCGCCGCCGTGGAAAGCGGGCTCGAGCCCTGGGGCTTTGCGGCGCTACGTGCTGCGCAAGAAGAGCTTCCCGGCCACTCGCTCTCAGCCGTGCAGCGCCAGCTCATGGCGATCGGGGAGTGGGAGGGCATGCTCGACACCGCAGTGGCGGGCTGCCGCCTGCTCTGGGAGGAGATCGAGGATAACTGCGTGGCCTAG
- a CDS encoding PAC2 family protein translates to MSDTSRMYELEYPSPSVGGDDASGPALIIAMQGYADAGHAVEGAAEHLKAALESRTLATFSNDELIDYRSRRPAVTISQHEITDIDDLQLDLRVLRDTTGTSFLLLSGPEPDLKWEAFSKAVSDLVQRFDVSKTICLYAAPMGAPHTRPLVVSAHGNSAELVGRMYTFDGMVTVPGAAAILIERELHKQGKPVAGFTAHVPHYVASSPYPHATFQLLQSIEDATKLQFPLRAIEGDITRVTKQLTEQMEGSAEIAHVVHALEEHYDKEMNDYRERHPQAMMPGEAQVPSGEEISEAFENYLTAIEDRDRVLGQDEQQLSLPFGDDENSLLMEHFLIDPDEEEPPADEE, encoded by the coding sequence ATGTCTGACACGTCTCGCATGTACGAACTTGAATACCCGTCACCCTCGGTTGGTGGCGATGACGCCTCCGGCCCAGCGCTGATTATCGCGATGCAGGGCTACGCCGACGCCGGCCACGCCGTAGAGGGTGCCGCCGAGCATCTCAAGGCGGCGCTGGAGTCCCGCACGCTAGCCACGTTTAGCAACGATGAGCTGATCGATTACCGCTCGCGCCGCCCCGCGGTGACCATCTCGCAGCACGAGATCACCGACATCGATGACCTACAGCTCGACCTGCGCGTGCTGCGCGACACGACCGGGACGTCCTTCCTGCTGCTCTCCGGCCCGGAGCCGGACTTGAAGTGGGAGGCGTTTAGCAAGGCGGTAAGCGATTTGGTGCAGCGCTTCGACGTGTCGAAGACGATCTGCCTCTACGCCGCCCCGATGGGCGCGCCGCACACCCGCCCGCTGGTGGTCTCCGCGCACGGCAACAGCGCCGAGCTCGTTGGCCGCATGTACACCTTCGACGGGATGGTCACCGTGCCCGGCGCGGCCGCGATCCTCATCGAGCGGGAGCTGCACAAGCAGGGCAAGCCGGTCGCGGGCTTTACGGCGCACGTGCCGCACTACGTCGCCTCCTCGCCGTACCCGCACGCGACGTTCCAGCTGCTGCAGTCTATCGAGGACGCGACCAAGCTGCAGTTCCCGCTGCGCGCCATCGAGGGCGACATCACGCGGGTGACCAAGCAGCTCACCGAGCAGATGGAGGGCTCGGCCGAGATCGCGCACGTGGTGCACGCCTTGGAAGAGCACTATGACAAGGAGATGAACGACTACCGCGAGCGCCACCCGCAGGCGATGATGCCGGGCGAGGCGCAAGTGCCTAGCGGCGAGGAGATTAGCGAGGCGTTTGAGAACTACCTCACCGCCATCGAGGACCGCGACCGCGTGCTGGGCCAGGACGAGCAGCAGCTGAGCCTGCCTTTCGGCGACGATGAGAACAGTCTGCTCATGGAGCACTTCCTCATCGACCCGGATGAGGAGGAGCCCCCGGCTGACGAGGAGTAG
- a CDS encoding DEAD/DEAH box helicase, translating to MLADLTDVPASLIDEAVWDSFTSWTHSRGISLYPAQEEASLALLAGDNVILATPTGSGKSMVANAAHFIALARGQRTFYTAPIKALVSEKFFSLCEIFGAENVGMMTGDATVNGSAPIIAATAEIVANIALREGENARIDQVVMDEFHYYSEPDRGWAWQVPLLELPKAQFLLMSATLGDTDWLEKDLTERTGRETTYVGGSQRPVPLDFHYVFTPIHETIDELLADGKAPIYVVHFSQREATERAQALTSMKIITDEEKQRIKEEIGDFRFTTTFGKTLSKLVRRGIGIHHAGMLPKYRRLVERLSQTGLLKVICGTDTLGVGINVPIRTVVMTGLAKYDGTRQRILKSREFHQIAGRAGRAGFDTEGTVVVQAPEHEIENVKLRRKAGDDPKKRKKLRKKAAREGEVSWSENTFNRLTTAEPEELTSQFSVSNSMLLNVVARPGDGYEHMRHLLRTNHDTRAKQNRDILTAVELFRGLINAGVVERTPDSPAYRPYTLTTELDRDFALNQPLSPFALAFLTILDPESDTYALDVISTFEAILDDPRQLLQAQQSAARGEEIAQLKAEGVDYTERMTLIEDVTYPKPLAEELDEAFDTFCQGNPWAKEFELSPKSVVRDMIEHAMTFSDLIATYGLARSEGVVLRYLTDAWRTLSHSVPEAHMTEELEDIIVWLGELIRQVDSSLIDEWAHMADEDTPIDQATLDRELAFGVEDPNALTANRRAFTIMVRNTFFRLAQLFAFEKEDALEEMFAYLEPDERPDFPAGMDDYFDEYDDVDTGPDARGPEYFRLGDTTGRQWHVTQILKDPEGDNAFQFHGVVDLDASDAAGEVRLASLELRAG from the coding sequence ATGCTCGCCGATCTCACCGATGTGCCCGCCTCGCTTATCGACGAAGCGGTGTGGGACTCGTTCACCTCCTGGACCCACTCGCGCGGTATCTCGCTCTACCCGGCGCAGGAGGAAGCCTCGCTGGCGCTGCTCGCCGGCGACAACGTGATCCTGGCGACCCCGACGGGCTCGGGCAAGTCCATGGTGGCCAACGCCGCCCACTTCATCGCCTTAGCGCGCGGCCAGCGCACCTTCTACACCGCGCCGATTAAGGCGCTGGTGAGCGAGAAGTTCTTCTCGCTTTGCGAGATCTTCGGGGCGGAAAACGTTGGCATGATGACCGGGGACGCCACCGTCAACGGCTCGGCACCGATCATCGCGGCGACCGCGGAGATCGTGGCGAACATCGCCCTGCGCGAGGGCGAAAACGCGCGCATCGACCAGGTGGTGATGGACGAGTTCCACTACTACTCCGAGCCGGACCGCGGCTGGGCGTGGCAGGTACCGCTGTTGGAGCTGCCGAAGGCGCAGTTTTTGCTCATGTCCGCCACCCTCGGCGACACCGATTGGTTAGAAAAGGACCTCACCGAGCGCACGGGCCGCGAAACCACCTACGTGGGCGGCTCGCAGCGGCCGGTCCCATTGGATTTCCATTACGTGTTCACCCCCATCCACGAGACGATCGATGAGCTGCTTGCCGACGGCAAGGCCCCCATCTACGTTGTCCACTTCTCCCAGCGCGAAGCCACGGAGCGCGCGCAGGCGCTGACCAGCATGAAGATCATCACCGATGAAGAGAAGCAGCGCATCAAAGAGGAGATCGGCGATTTCCGCTTCACCACCACCTTCGGCAAGACACTGTCGAAGCTGGTGCGCCGCGGCATCGGTATCCACCACGCGGGCATGCTGCCGAAGTACCGCCGCTTGGTCGAGCGGCTGTCCCAGACCGGCCTGCTGAAGGTCATCTGCGGTACCGACACGCTGGGGGTGGGCATCAACGTGCCGATCCGCACCGTGGTGATGACAGGTCTGGCCAAGTACGACGGGACGCGCCAACGCATCTTGAAGTCGCGCGAGTTCCACCAGATCGCAGGCCGTGCGGGCCGCGCCGGCTTTGACACCGAGGGCACCGTGGTGGTGCAGGCACCGGAGCACGAGATCGAGAACGTGAAGCTGCGCCGGAAAGCGGGCGACGATCCGAAGAAGCGCAAGAAGCTGCGCAAGAAAGCAGCCCGCGAGGGCGAGGTCTCGTGGTCCGAGAACACCTTCAACCGGCTCACCACCGCGGAGCCGGAGGAACTGACCAGCCAGTTTTCCGTGTCCAACTCGATGCTGCTCAACGTGGTCGCTCGCCCCGGCGACGGCTACGAGCACATGCGCCACCTTTTGCGCACCAACCACGACACCCGCGCGAAGCAGAACCGCGACATCCTCACCGCCGTCGAACTTTTCCGCGGCCTGATCAACGCGGGCGTGGTTGAGCGCACCCCGGATTCGCCCGCCTACCGCCCGTATACGCTGACCACGGAGCTCGATCGCGACTTCGCGCTCAACCAGCCACTCTCCCCCTTCGCGTTGGCGTTTTTGACCATCCTGGATCCGGAGTCGGACACCTACGCCCTCGATGTGATCTCCACATTCGAGGCCATCCTCGACGACCCCCGCCAACTCCTCCAGGCCCAGCAGTCCGCCGCCCGCGGCGAAGAAATTGCTCAGCTTAAGGCCGAAGGCGTCGACTACACCGAGCGCATGACGCTCATCGAAGACGTCACCTACCCCAAGCCGCTCGCCGAGGAACTCGACGAAGCCTTCGACACCTTCTGCCAGGGCAACCCGTGGGCCAAAGAATTCGAGCTCTCTCCAAAATCCGTGGTGCGCGACATGATCGAGCACGCCATGACGTTCTCCGACCTCATCGCCACCTACGGTCTCGCTCGCAGCGAGGGCGTGGTTCTGCGCTACCTCACCGACGCCTGGCGCACCCTGTCACATTCGGTACCCGAGGCGCACATGACCGAGGAGCTCGAGGACATCATTGTCTGGCTTGGCGAGCTGATTCGCCAGGTGGACTCTTCGCTTATCGACGAGTGGGCCCACATGGCCGACGAAGACACACCCATCGACCAGGCCACCCTGGACCGCGAGCTGGCCTTCGGCGTCGAAGACCCCAACGCACTGACCGCCAACCGTCGCGCGTTTACCATCATGGTGCGCAACACCTTCTTCCGCTTAGCCCAGCTCTTCGCGTTTGAGAAGGAAGACGCGCTCGAGGAGATGTTCGCCTACCTCGAGCCCGACGAGCGCCCCGACTTCCCCGCCGGCATGGACGACTACTTCGACGAGTACGACGACGTCGACACCGGCCCCGACGCCCGCGGGCCCGAGTACTTCCGCCTGGGTGACACTACCGGGCGGCAGTGGCACGTCACCCAGATCCTCAAAGACCCGGAGGGCGATAACGCCTTCCAGTTCCACGGTGTAGTCGACCTGGATGCCTCCGATGCGGCGGGCGAGGTGCGGCTTGCGAGTCTGGAATTGCGGGCCGGGTAG
- a CDS encoding FAD-dependent oxidoreductase — MTGLSTAWFLQEYGYEVEVLDKIGVAGGSSWGNAGWLAPGKTIPLSNSSLWAYGPTALFDRNAALSVPVRIDPKLWAFCAQFMAHATQRAWDKTMAGLTPADMASLAAFDELEEGGVASKSYRAPYIIGFESENQAKGFLKEVDGAVRHGQEIPFHPVSLEEAREHAPMLTDKVKAIYKMEGQRFIEPGPYCQAIADSFTSRGGTITTGVEVTKVTSTRKPAVQLSTGEWKPADVVVVATGAWMPDLARELGVNTMVQAGRGYSFSVETEKTPECPVYLPEQKIACTPYQGRLRVAGTMEFRGPDESFQPGRVASMIHATAPMFRGINWDDRQDEWVGSRPVTPDGLPLVGATKAPNVYTNGGHGMWGIILGPLSGKMLAKQIATGEIDRTIAPFDPLRSRFAGL, encoded by the coding sequence ATGACCGGACTATCCACCGCATGGTTCTTGCAAGAATATGGCTACGAGGTGGAAGTCCTCGACAAAATCGGCGTCGCCGGCGGCTCCTCCTGGGGCAACGCCGGCTGGCTCGCCCCCGGCAAAACCATCCCGCTGTCCAACTCCAGCCTCTGGGCCTACGGCCCCACCGCCCTGTTCGACCGCAACGCCGCGCTCTCCGTGCCAGTGCGCATCGACCCGAAGCTCTGGGCCTTCTGCGCACAGTTCATGGCGCACGCCACCCAGCGCGCGTGGGACAAGACCATGGCGGGGCTCACCCCGGCCGACATGGCCTCGCTCGCGGCTTTCGACGAGCTCGAGGAAGGCGGCGTAGCATCCAAGTCCTACCGCGCGCCCTACATCATCGGCTTCGAGTCCGAGAACCAGGCCAAGGGCTTCCTCAAGGAAGTCGACGGCGCAGTCCGCCACGGCCAGGAGATCCCCTTCCACCCCGTCTCCCTGGAAGAAGCACGCGAGCACGCGCCCATGCTCACCGACAAGGTGAAGGCCATCTACAAGATGGAAGGCCAGCGCTTCATCGAGCCCGGCCCGTACTGTCAGGCCATCGCCGACTCCTTTACATCTCGCGGCGGCACCATCACCACCGGCGTGGAAGTCACCAAAGTCACCTCCACCCGCAAGCCGGCGGTTCAGCTGTCGACCGGCGAGTGGAAGCCCGCTGACGTCGTCGTCGTGGCCACCGGCGCGTGGATGCCGGACCTGGCGCGCGAGCTCGGCGTGAACACCATGGTGCAGGCCGGACGTGGCTACTCGTTTAGCGTCGAGACCGAAAAGACCCCGGAGTGCCCCGTCTACCTTCCCGAGCAGAAGATCGCCTGCACCCCCTACCAGGGCCGCCTGCGCGTCGCCGGCACGATGGAGTTCCGCGGTCCGGACGAGTCCTTCCAGCCCGGGCGCGTCGCCTCCATGATCCACGCCACCGCGCCCATGTTCCGCGGCATTAACTGGGACGACCGCCAGGACGAGTGGGTCGGCTCCCGCCCCGTCACCCCGGACGGCCTGCCGCTGGTCGGTGCCACGAAGGCACCGAACGTCTACACCAACGGCGGCCACGGCATGTGGGGCATCATCCTCGGCCCGCTGTCCGGCAAGATGCTGGCCAAGCAGATCGCCACCGGCGAGATCGACCGCACCATCGCGCCGTTCGACCCGCTGCGCAGCCGCTTCGCCGGCCTGTAA